A region of Paenimyroides aestuarii DNA encodes the following proteins:
- a CDS encoding M56 family metallopeptidase: MHPFLEYLLKANLLLVFFVLFYSIFLKKETFYQLNRWYLIGSIVVSAIAPFISFTKTVWVDPIPVEYSINNGENEIINEVAAETSFLKTIDIQQIAVYLMLFISLVLLIKKIYVLAKLYYSIKKMPNSGASNIKITLEQKVVYSFYRWIVVPEDFFQWKNHQLILDHERIHLNQKHTFDLMLIEVIAAVFWFNPLVKVMQRQINNNLEYIVDEQMVQKTEPVLYQKSLLQFQVQKNIQFANAYHTSDIKSRILQLNSKKSTRMNRLKLLLAAPVLVAFFVMFQTETVAQIREHIEVQEISEGDTLEDSFYIQIHSKYDDEYYESVTKKLRKEIDFEVNFYDLKRNKDGDLTDIKISYVKEHPIIFGRYSAENGKPFEPFKLHIYKKGSGYTLDVVSDKVEYNEIILKEEEVSFNAETLKTNRQVFDEVVSKFPVIIDGVAFSKKQLKNFDNSKIQSMSLNLDTNSKKGLSLLLSTSSDASHVLSSKPIKKKIQLPTKDSEKVNNLLKQDKTVIIKGEPTKVKIIANNELSSEPLRLSNSIYDYSTVNVTRPYNPSQYRTVEEIYTLYKDGDKPNTKRTVYKDANGKIVKVEDSNDKESLFGSSYNRVVTNNIVYVVDDQIVLEDSFHKINPEDIDQITILKDQKSKEKYAATKKDGVIVVTTKAKKKVSLNQNKQAQQKREALVNKKKELLAERKQKLKERKKEIEKLKQIKKDLETVTSIFNDVKEIKKIEDEQFKITKISASITREDGTKVELSEDY; the protein is encoded by the coding sequence ATGCATCCGTTTCTTGAATACTTATTAAAAGCAAATCTGCTGCTTGTTTTTTTCGTTTTATTCTATAGTATATTCTTGAAAAAAGAAACATTTTATCAGCTAAACCGTTGGTATCTAATTGGATCAATTGTTGTTTCGGCAATCGCTCCTTTTATATCATTCACAAAAACGGTTTGGGTAGATCCAATTCCTGTTGAATATTCTATAAATAATGGCGAAAATGAAATTATTAATGAAGTTGCCGCAGAAACAAGTTTTTTAAAAACAATTGATATTCAACAAATTGCTGTTTATTTAATGCTATTTATAAGCTTGGTATTGCTCATCAAAAAAATATATGTATTAGCAAAACTATATTATTCTATAAAAAAAATGCCCAATAGCGGTGCATCCAACATCAAAATAACGTTAGAACAAAAAGTAGTTTACTCTTTTTATCGATGGATTGTGGTACCAGAAGACTTTTTTCAGTGGAAAAATCATCAATTGATTTTAGACCATGAGCGCATCCACCTAAACCAAAAACACACCTTTGATCTTATGTTAATTGAAGTGATTGCTGCGGTTTTCTGGTTCAATCCGTTGGTAAAAGTAATGCAAAGACAGATAAACAACAACCTAGAATATATTGTTGACGAGCAAATGGTGCAAAAAACCGAACCTGTTTTGTATCAAAAAAGTTTGTTGCAGTTTCAGGTACAAAAAAACATCCAATTTGCAAATGCGTACCACACAAGCGATATAAAAAGTCGCATTTTACAATTAAACTCTAAAAAATCAACTCGTATGAACAGATTAAAATTATTATTAGCAGCCCCGGTTTTAGTAGCTTTCTTTGTTATGTTTCAAACAGAAACAGTAGCACAAATTAGAGAGCATATCGAAGTGCAGGAAATTTCTGAAGGTGACACGTTAGAAGATTCTTTTTATATTCAGATTCATAGTAAATATGACGATGAATACTATGAAAGTGTGACAAAAAAATTACGAAAAGAAATCGACTTCGAAGTTAATTTCTACGATTTAAAACGAAATAAAGATGGTGATTTAACAGATATTAAAATATCTTATGTTAAGGAGCATCCAATTATATTCGGAAGATATTCAGCTGAAAATGGTAAACCTTTTGAACCTTTTAAACTTCATATTTATAAAAAGGGTAGTGGATATACCTTAGATGTAGTTTCAGATAAAGTAGAATATAATGAAATCATTTTGAAAGAAGAAGAGGTTTCATTTAATGCAGAAACTCTAAAAACCAACAGACAAGTTTTTGATGAAGTTGTGTCAAAATTCCCTGTAATTATTGATGGCGTTGCTTTTAGTAAAAAACAACTTAAAAATTTTGATAACAGCAAAATCCAGTCAATGAGTTTAAATCTTGATACCAATTCTAAAAAAGGTTTATCGCTATTATTGTCAACAAGTAGTGATGCTTCCCATGTGTTGTCAAGCAAACCAATAAAGAAAAAAATTCAATTGCCTACTAAGGACTCTGAAAAAGTGAATAACTTATTAAAACAAGATAAAACAGTAATTATTAAAGGGGAACCAACCAAAGTAAAAATTATTGCGAACAACGAGTTGTCTAGCGAACCTTTACGTTTATCAAACAGTATATATGATTATTCAACAGTTAATGTAACCAGACCTTATAATCCGTCACAATATAGAACAGTTGAAGAAATTTATACTTTGTATAAAGATGGAGACAAACCAAATACTAAAAGAACTGTTTACAAAGATGCGAATGGAAAAATTGTAAAAGTTGAAGATTCAAACGATAAAGAATCACTATTTGGTTCTAGTTATAATAGGGTTGTAACAAATAATATAGTGTATGTTGTTGATGATCAGATTGTATTAGAAGATAGTTTTCATAAAATCAACCCTGAAGATATAGATCAAATAACAATTCTAAAAGATCAAAAATCTAAAGAAAAATACGCTGCTACTAAAAAAGACGGTGTGATTGTAGTAACAACAAAAGCTAAGAAGAAAGTTTCGCTCAATCAAAATAAACAAGCACAACAAAAAAGGGAAGCACTAGTTAACAAAAAAAAGGAATTGCTTGCCGAACGTAAACAGAAGCTAAAAGAGCGAAAAAAAGAAATAGAAAAGTTAAAACAAATTAAAAAAGATTTAGAAACAGTGACATCTATCTTCAACGACGTAAAAGAAATTAAGAAAATCGAAGATGAACAATTCAAAATCACTAAAATATCAGCATCTATAACTCGTGAAGATGGTACAAAAGTGGAGTTGTCTGAAGATTATTAA
- a CDS encoding porin family protein, producing MKKTFKSVLIATCLLAVSQVNAQSNAPVSVFDNLSIEAQYGLNNALSPNEGITTSDYSGFNFFQAGLTYHIDEVWGVRGTFANSNFKHKDFDNLGVSYSKLTLEATYNIFTAVNGMMQPFDVTAHAGFGAASGKSEQGSGKDMVGVAQIGIMPKYNFNSQFAVFIDATFVNQFSQDYGFDGSAINQGSGSYLNVGLGVQYRFKKQ from the coding sequence ATGAAAAAGACATTTAAAAGTGTTTTAATAGCCACATGCCTTTTGGCTGTAAGTCAGGTCAATGCACAGTCAAATGCACCTGTTAGCGTTTTTGACAACCTAAGCATCGAAGCTCAGTATGGATTAAACAACGCTTTAAGTCCAAACGAAGGAATAACAACCAGCGACTACAGCGGGTTCAACTTTTTCCAAGCAGGTCTAACTTACCATATAGACGAGGTGTGGGGCGTTCGCGGAACTTTTGCAAACTCCAACTTTAAGCACAAAGATTTCGACAATTTAGGTGTAAGCTACAGCAAATTAACCTTAGAAGCTACCTACAACATTTTTACAGCTGTAAACGGAATGATGCAACCCTTTGACGTAACCGCACACGCCGGTTTTGGTGCCGCATCAGGAAAAAGCGAGCAAGGAAGCGGAAAAGACATGGTAGGAGTTGCACAAATCGGAATCATGCCAAAATACAACTTCAATTCACAATTTGCCGTATTTATCGATGCCACTTTCGTAAACCAATTCAGCCAAGATTACGGTTTTGATGGTTCAGCTATAAATCAAGGATCAGGAAGCTACCTAAACGTTGGTCTAGGCGTACAATACCGCTTTAAAAAACAATAA
- a CDS encoding hybrid sensor histidine kinase/response regulator produces MTTEQTLKIKLTLGYILLISIFSVSILYILNEVKNLNVSKDDILSENTKVIQLGTIVSDLYATENTGRLALLSYSKTDAAKYHTQLDSLIQNIEIFKQNNVQDESLHQKLDTIIDLINLKSLTFDQVLDVQSKYAQFNVYENAKSEIKQIQKLKEEQTIKIDTTVERPNFWSRLKNRFKDNEKVIKEVLVEENDKLAQQQIEHQRKINAATESVLDKAKKEENKLLKQYYLKEELLIKRNKKLTEELREILNQVEKIIIQNSSINYESSKEKIDAVSNNIAKIGIVISIVALVFGFIILIDLNKSARNKQKLEKLNGDMQDLIKQKSFFMATISHDMVSPINSLLGFSALLQNSLKTPKQKEFLKNIIHSTKYIKKMVDDLSLFSNLEFNKIKLKKGKFNFNELLQNIYNNLKNSAERKKIDLIFNIDEQLNTAFYSDSFRIQQILTNVISNAIKFTHHGSVTVDATLENNSAKFKITDTGIGIKTENKDDLFVEFMQAHDNSENNYGGSGLGLNITKRLVNLLKGAISFESEYNKGTVFYIDIPLELFEESKEVKTVNEFEYDNAKKLENKKILVIDDDPLQLKLIEEIFSNKVKKLTTIENGKLAKKILQEEQYQLIITDMQMPFYSGIKVIEDIRSLENYKDIPVIALTGKIDFDEHEYQKLGFNFYMKKPLNINTLYNVIYKMLRIKNKHSQTVPNENSSTMSLKNELFDLTDLFTLLENDKNAAQQILNAFFESYKTDIEKIQRAFEANDLETVKQTAHKMLPMFRQLKIAQIANRLLLLEQKTEELSTDEMANQIEAIRTETPAILNEIAAIIA; encoded by the coding sequence ATGACCACCGAACAAACCCTAAAAATCAAGTTGACGCTTGGATATATTTTGTTGATTTCGATATTTTCTGTCTCGATTCTTTATATTCTTAACGAGGTTAAAAACCTGAATGTTTCTAAAGACGATATTCTTTCAGAGAATACAAAAGTGATCCAATTAGGAACCATTGTAAGTGATTTATACGCTACGGAAAACACCGGCAGATTGGCATTGCTTTCCTACAGCAAAACAGATGCTGCCAAATACCACACGCAATTAGATTCGCTTATTCAAAACATTGAAATTTTTAAACAAAACAACGTTCAGGATGAAAGCTTGCATCAAAAGCTAGATACAATTATTGATTTAATCAACCTTAAAAGTTTAACTTTTGATCAGGTTTTAGATGTGCAGTCGAAATATGCCCAATTTAATGTATATGAAAATGCAAAGTCTGAAATTAAGCAAATTCAAAAGCTAAAAGAAGAACAAACCATTAAAATTGACACCACTGTTGAACGACCTAATTTTTGGTCGCGCTTAAAAAACCGCTTTAAAGACAATGAAAAAGTGATTAAAGAAGTGCTTGTTGAAGAAAACGACAAACTGGCACAACAACAAATAGAGCATCAAAGAAAAATAAACGCAGCCACAGAATCGGTACTTGACAAGGCAAAAAAAGAAGAGAACAAACTGCTGAAACAGTATTATTTAAAAGAAGAATTGCTCATAAAACGCAACAAAAAACTCACCGAAGAGTTGCGTGAAATTTTGAACCAGGTAGAAAAAATCATTATTCAAAATTCGTCGATAAATTATGAATCTTCGAAGGAAAAAATAGACGCTGTTAGCAACAATATTGCAAAAATTGGGATTGTAATTTCGATAGTGGCCTTGGTTTTTGGATTTATTATCTTGATTGATTTGAACAAATCGGCACGCAACAAGCAAAAATTAGAAAAGCTGAATGGCGATATGCAAGATTTAATCAAACAAAAAAGTTTTTTTATGGCCACTATTTCACACGATATGGTGTCGCCCATTAATTCGCTATTGGGATTTTCGGCTTTATTGCAAAATTCATTAAAAACCCCTAAACAAAAAGAATTTCTTAAAAACATTATTCATTCCACTAAATACATCAAAAAAATGGTGGACGATTTATCGCTTTTTTCCAATTTGGAATTCAACAAAATAAAGTTAAAGAAAGGGAAATTTAATTTCAATGAATTGCTTCAAAACATTTATAACAACCTAAAAAACAGTGCCGAACGCAAAAAAATAGATTTAATTTTTAATATCGATGAGCAATTGAACACGGCTTTCTATTCCGATTCTTTTAGAATACAACAAATTCTCACCAATGTTATTTCGAATGCTATAAAATTCACGCACCACGGCAGTGTAACTGTTGATGCCACCTTGGAAAACAATAGTGCTAAATTTAAAATTACCGATACCGGAATTGGTATAAAAACCGAAAATAAAGACGATTTGTTTGTAGAATTTATGCAGGCTCATGACAATTCAGAGAACAATTACGGCGGTTCTGGCTTGGGGTTAAACATCACCAAACGCTTGGTGAACTTGCTAAAAGGGGCTATTTCGTTTGAAAGCGAGTACAATAAAGGAACTGTTTTTTATATTGATATTCCTTTGGAATTGTTTGAAGAAAGCAAAGAAGTGAAAACCGTTAACGAGTTTGAATACGACAATGCCAAAAAATTAGAAAATAAAAAGATTTTAGTGATTGATGACGATCCGCTGCAGTTAAAATTAATCGAAGAGATTTTCAGCAATAAAGTGAAAAAACTCACTACGATTGAAAACGGAAAATTAGCTAAAAAAATATTACAAGAAGAACAATATCAGTTGATAATAACCGATATGCAAATGCCTTTTTACAGCGGCATTAAAGTGATTGAAGACATTCGCTCGTTAGAAAATTATAAAGATATTCCTGTGATTGCGCTTACCGGAAAAATTGATTTTGACGAACATGAATATCAAAAACTGGGTTTTAATTTTTACATGAAAAAACCTTTAAATATCAATACGCTTTATAATGTGATTTATAAAATGTTGCGTATTAAAAATAAACATTCGCAGACTGTTCCCAACGAAAATTCTTCTACTATGTCCTTAAAAAACGAGTTGTTTGATTTAACGGATTTATTTACGCTGTTAGAAAACGACAAAAACGCTGCCCAACAAATTTTAAATGCCTTTTTTGAAAGTTATAAAACCGATATAGAGAAGATTCAACGTGCTTTTGAAGCAAATGATTTGGAAACGGTGAAACAAACTGCTCACAAAATGCTGCCTATGTTTAGGCAATTAAAAATAGCGCAAATTGCAAACCGCCTTCTTCTTTTAGAACAAAAAACGGAGGAATTATCGACTGATGAAATGGCCAATCAAATTGAAGCGATTCGGACTGAAACGCCTGCTATTTTAAATGAAATTGCAGCGATTATTGCTTAA
- a CDS encoding acyl-CoA dehydrogenase: MDFKLTEEQLMIQQAARDFAQTELLPGVIERDEHSKFPAEAVKKMGELGFLGMMVDPKYGGAGLDSVSYVLAMEEIAKVDASAAVVMSVNNSLVCAGMEKYCSEEQKQKYLVPLASGEVIGAFCLSEPEAGSDATSQKTTAVDMGDHYLLNGTKNWITNGGTASTYLVIAHTHPEKGHKGINAFIVEKGWPGFEIGPKEKKMGIRGSDTHSLMFTDVKVPKENRIGEDGFGFAFAMNVLNGGRIGIASQALGIAQGAYELSLKYAKERKAFKTEIINHQAIAFKLADMAVNITAARMLCMKAAAEKDNGEDISISGAMAKLFASQTAMDTTVEAVQIHGGNGYVSEYHVERMMRDAKITQIYEGTSEIQKIVISRGIAK; encoded by the coding sequence ATGGATTTTAAATTAACTGAAGAGCAATTAATGATTCAACAAGCTGCTCGTGATTTCGCTCAAACTGAATTATTACCTGGAGTTATTGAACGTGACGAGCACTCAAAATTTCCTGCTGAAGCAGTAAAAAAAATGGGTGAGCTTGGTTTTTTAGGAATGATGGTTGATCCAAAATATGGCGGTGCTGGTTTAGACAGTGTTTCGTATGTTTTGGCAATGGAAGAAATTGCTAAAGTTGATGCATCGGCAGCAGTGGTTATGTCTGTTAACAACTCGTTGGTTTGTGCAGGTATGGAAAAATACTGTTCTGAAGAGCAAAAACAAAAATATTTGGTGCCATTAGCATCTGGTGAAGTAATTGGTGCTTTTTGTTTATCAGAGCCAGAAGCTGGATCTGATGCTACCTCACAAAAAACAACAGCTGTTGACATGGGCGACCATTATTTGCTGAACGGTACAAAAAACTGGATCACAAACGGCGGAACAGCTTCTACTTATTTAGTGATTGCACACACACATCCTGAAAAAGGACATAAAGGAATCAACGCTTTTATTGTTGAAAAAGGATGGCCAGGTTTTGAAATTGGTCCAAAAGAAAAGAAAATGGGTATTCGTGGAAGCGACACTCATTCTTTAATGTTTACTGATGTGAAAGTTCCGAAAGAAAACAGAATTGGCGAAGACGGTTTTGGTTTTGCTTTTGCAATGAACGTTTTAAACGGCGGACGTATTGGTATTGCATCGCAAGCTTTAGGTATTGCGCAAGGTGCTTACGAATTGTCTTTAAAATATGCGAAAGAGCGCAAAGCGTTTAAAACCGAAATTATTAACCACCAAGCAATTGCTTTTAAATTGGCAGATATGGCGGTAAACATCACAGCTGCACGTATGTTGTGTATGAAAGCTGCTGCTGAAAAAGACAATGGCGAAGATATTTCTATTTCTGGTGCTATGGCAAAATTGTTTGCATCACAAACAGCGATGGATACAACGGTAGAAGCAGTTCAAATTCACGGTGGTAACGGTTATGTAAGCGAATACCATGTAGAACGTATGATGCGCGATGCAAAAATCACCCAGATTTACGAAGGAACTTCAGAAATCCAAAAAATTGTAATTTCAAGAGGAATTGCTAAATAA
- a CDS encoding anhydro-N-acetylmuramic acid kinase yields MNIEKFKVLGVMSGTSLDGIDCAVVEFTKQNADWSFRLISAETIAYAKVWQDKLQNALHLSEADLHLLNIEYTHFLGGFLADFIRDNNLNDLDFISSHGHTVLHQPENGITLQIGNLPTVTDMISLPFVCDFRVQDVQLGGQGAPLVPMGDRLLFSEYDYCLNLGGFSNISFEQDGKRTAFDICPVNTLLNHFAKKIGKEFDESGNFAASGTINNGLFNELNNLSFYNQQGPKSLGIEQVHAIYLPLIEKYQLTAQDSLSTVTEHIAYQIASILTKENAKLLVTGGGAFNEHLINRLKIYSPHTTIVLGSKELIEFKEAIIFAFLGVLRITNVPNVLSSVTGATHDHCAGVVFNQELLPTNC; encoded by the coding sequence ATGAATATAGAAAAATTTAAGGTGCTTGGTGTGATGTCGGGTACATCGCTAGACGGGATTGACTGTGCTGTTGTGGAATTCACAAAGCAAAATGCCGATTGGAGTTTCCGTTTAATATCTGCTGAAACCATAGCATATGCAAAGGTTTGGCAAGACAAGCTGCAAAACGCCCTTCATCTTTCTGAAGCCGATTTACATCTTTTAAATATAGAATATACGCATTTTTTAGGTGGATTTTTAGCCGATTTTATTAGGGATAATAATTTGAATGATCTGGATTTTATTTCATCGCACGGGCACACGGTTTTGCATCAACCCGAAAATGGAATCACGCTACAAATTGGAAATTTACCTACCGTTACCGATATGATTTCGTTGCCTTTTGTGTGCGATTTTCGGGTACAAGATGTGCAGTTGGGCGGGCAAGGAGCGCCGCTGGTTCCTATGGGCGATCGGTTGCTTTTCTCGGAATATGATTATTGCTTGAATTTAGGCGGATTTTCAAATATATCTTTTGAACAAGATGGAAAACGCACGGCATTCGATATTTGTCCGGTGAACACCTTGTTGAATCATTTTGCAAAAAAAATAGGGAAAGAGTTTGATGAAAGCGGAAATTTTGCAGCATCTGGAACTATAAATAACGGTTTATTTAATGAATTGAACAATTTATCGTTTTATAATCAACAAGGCCCCAAATCATTAGGAATAGAACAAGTACATGCGATATACCTGCCTTTAATTGAAAAATACCAGTTAACTGCACAAGATTCTTTATCGACTGTAACAGAGCATATTGCGTATCAAATCGCATCAATCCTTACAAAAGAAAATGCAAAGTTATTGGTAACTGGTGGCGGTGCTTTTAACGAACACCTTATTAATAGATTAAAAATCTATTCACCCCATACAACCATTGTTTTAGGTTCAAAAGAGCTGATAGAATTTAAAGAAGCTATTATTTTTGCCTTTTTGGGTGTATTGCGCATTACAAACGTTCCAAATGTGCTGAGCAGCGTAACCGGAGCAACGCATGATCATTGTGCAGGTGTGGTTTTTAATCAGGAATTATTGCCAACTAATTGCTAA
- a CDS encoding Glu/Leu/Phe/Val dehydrogenase dimerization domain-containing protein: protein MKDLLKKFEDKKPEVVFHWSDAETEAEGWTVINSLRGGAAGGGTRMRKGLDMNEVLSLAKTMEVKFTVAGPAIGGAKSGINFDPADPRKEGVLKRWYKAVFPLLKNYYGTGGDLNVDEIHEVIPMTEDCGLWHPQEGVFNGHFKPTEAEKINRIGQLRHGVLMEVVDTNYTPDASKKIKVADLITGYGVAEAVNHYYNIYGGNVAGKRVIVQGFGNVGAAAAYYFAQMGAKVVGIIDRDGGIMNPNGYSFEEIKTLFLNKNGNTLIADHMIPFSEINEKIWSMGAEVFAPCAASRLITKEQVDAMINAGLEVITCGANVPFADKEIFFGPIMEYVDSKISLIPDFISNCGMARVFAYFMESRVEMNDTKVFEDTSNIIKKALEKAHALNPSTTGISAAAFETALKQLV from the coding sequence ATGAAGGATTTATTAAAGAAATTCGAAGATAAAAAACCAGAGGTAGTTTTTCATTGGTCTGATGCCGAAACCGAAGCAGAAGGATGGACAGTAATTAATTCATTGCGCGGAGGTGCTGCCGGTGGTGGTACACGCATGCGTAAAGGTTTAGATATGAATGAGGTTTTGTCATTGGCAAAAACTATGGAAGTGAAATTTACAGTTGCCGGTCCGGCTATCGGTGGTGCAAAATCGGGTATTAATTTCGATCCTGCAGATCCACGTAAAGAAGGCGTTTTAAAACGTTGGTACAAAGCGGTTTTTCCTTTGTTGAAAAATTATTACGGAACAGGTGGCGATTTGAATGTAGATGAAATTCATGAAGTAATCCCAATGACGGAAGATTGCGGTTTGTGGCATCCGCAAGAAGGTGTTTTTAACGGACATTTTAAACCCACCGAAGCAGAAAAAATCAATAGAATTGGGCAATTGCGCCATGGTGTTTTGATGGAAGTGGTAGACACAAATTACACTCCAGATGCATCGAAAAAAATAAAAGTAGCCGATTTGATTACTGGATATGGTGTTGCAGAAGCTGTAAATCATTACTATAATATTTACGGTGGAAATGTGGCCGGAAAAAGAGTAATTGTTCAAGGTTTTGGAAATGTAGGTGCAGCAGCTGCTTACTATTTTGCACAAATGGGTGCAAAAGTTGTAGGTATCATTGACCGTGATGGCGGAATTATGAATCCGAACGGCTATTCGTTTGAAGAAATAAAAACCTTATTCTTAAACAAAAACGGAAATACTTTGATAGCAGACCACATGATTCCTTTTTCTGAAATTAATGAGAAAATCTGGAGTATGGGTGCTGAAGTATTTGCACCTTGTGCAGCATCGCGTTTAATTACAAAAGAACAAGTTGATGCAATGATCAATGCCGGATTAGAAGTGATTACATGCGGAGCCAACGTACCATTTGCAGATAAAGAAATTTTCTTTGGGCCAATTATGGAATATGTTGATTCAAAAATTAGTTTAATTCCAGATTTTATTTCAAACTGCGGAATGGCACGCGTATTTGCATATTTCATGGAAAGCAGAGTTGAAATGAACGATACAAAGGTTTTCGAAGATACATCAAACATCATTAAAAAGGCTTTAGAAAAAGCACATGCGTTGAATCCATCTACAACCGGAATATCAGCAGCAGCTTTTGAAACCGCTTTAAAACAATTGGTATAA
- a CDS encoding energy transducer TonB, translating to MMHFTTEEKKSMVFTTAVAGILLLILLFIRFADSVAIPELAGGGGGGVEINFGDSELGMGPDFTSEILNVNDANKKSAAAREPEVEEDILAQENTKDVRDFTVAKKTTTKEKAKTTTTPVKEQPKKREVSDFVKNAASSLNGNKSGGDGNDGVAGNKGKRDGSLNSNNYYGDGGSGGGTGGGHGTGNGTGVGAGSGSGTGGGHGYSLSGRKATSRPAPQNNCNEAGTIVVRVTVDRNGNVISALPGVKGSTNSSSCLKNIAKDAAMRTKWEPKSSAPDNQIGSIVYNFKLR from the coding sequence ATGATGCATTTTACCACAGAGGAAAAAAAATCAATGGTATTCACAACAGCAGTTGCTGGTATTTTACTGTTGATTTTACTATTCATTCGGTTTGCCGATTCTGTTGCTATACCTGAATTAGCTGGCGGTGGCGGTGGCGGAGTTGAAATAAACTTTGGTGATAGCGAATTGGGTATGGGACCTGATTTTACTAGTGAAATTTTAAATGTAAACGATGCTAATAAAAAATCGGCAGCAGCTCGTGAACCTGAAGTTGAAGAAGATATTTTAGCTCAGGAAAACACAAAAGACGTGCGCGATTTTACCGTAGCAAAAAAAACAACTACCAAAGAAAAAGCCAAAACAACAACAACTCCCGTAAAAGAACAACCTAAAAAACGAGAGGTGTCTGACTTTGTTAAAAATGCAGCTTCAAGCTTAAACGGAAACAAATCGGGTGGAGATGGTAATGATGGCGTTGCAGGAAACAAAGGAAAAAGAGATGGGTCGTTAAATTCTAATAACTACTATGGCGATGGCGGTTCTGGCGGCGGAACAGGCGGTGGTCACGGAACAGGAAACGGAACTGGAGTAGGAGCAGGTTCGGGAAGCGGAACAGGCGGCGGACACGGCTATTCCTTATCAGGTAGAAAAGCAACCTCAAGACCAGCCCCACAAAACAATTGCAACGAAGCAGGAACAATTGTTGTTCGGGTTACGGTTGACAGAAATGGAAATGTGATCAGTGCATTGCCCGGAGTAAAAGGATCTACAAACAGTTCAAGCTGTTTAAAAAATATAGCAAAAGATGCCGCAATGCGCACCAAATGGGAACCTAAATCATCTGCCCCTGACAATCAGATAGGGAGCATTGTTTATAATTTTAAATTGAGGTAA
- a CDS encoding ExbD/TolR family protein, with protein MAKLVTFLWLFLCFISCNKKPISVVNFDELIHYKVDSSTANKKELTAILSVNENKEFFIDKEPVNPQDLEAHLLAKLGEDKTQTVVVRIPYNLQVQDLVNVLQIGVKNNLKFVIATNKN; from the coding sequence ATGGCGAAACTTGTGACATTTTTATGGTTGTTTTTATGCTTTATCTCTTGTAACAAAAAACCGATATCGGTTGTTAATTTTGACGAATTAATTCATTATAAGGTTGATTCTTCGACTGCTAATAAAAAGGAACTGACTGCTATTTTATCTGTAAATGAAAACAAAGAATTTTTTATTGATAAAGAACCCGTTAATCCGCAAGATTTAGAAGCGCATTTGCTAGCTAAGCTAGGCGAAGATAAAACCCAGACTGTGGTGGTAAGAATTCCTTATAACTTACAGGTACAAGATTTGGTAAATGTTTTACAAATTGGTGTTAAGAACAATCTTAAATTTGTAATTGCAACTAACAAGAACTAA